TTATATATTTCTCTCTATAACCATATTCTATGAATAGGTTTCCAGTTGAAACTGGAGCTTCTTCATTGGAGTTTATGGGGTGTTTTAATGGCTAGCGATATAATAGATGAAATAATAGAGTCTAGGTTGAAGAAGAAAAGCAGGATATTTATGAATAAGGAAATACTTCATCCAGACTATATTCCAGAAACGCTCCCGCACCGTGAGAAAGAGATTAGAAAGCTTGCTGAAATACTGGTTGTAGCACTTAAAGGTGAGAGACCAAGCAATGTACTCATATATGGTTTAACAGGGACAGGTAAAACAGCTGTTGCTAAATATGTGAGTAGGAGATTAGCTGAGAAAGCATCAGCGCTCAATACAAGATTATTACATGCATATGTTAATACGAGAAAAGTAGATACAACATATAGGGTAATAGCATCTATTGCTTCCTCACTAGGACTACGCATACCATCAACAGGTATAGCGATTAGCGAGGTTTACCGCAGATATACGAGAGCATTGGAGAATTGGGGCGGACTACATATTGTTGTACTAGATGAAATAGACTACTATGTTAGGCGTGAAGGCGATGATCTATTATATAAGCTTGTTAGAATTAATGAGGAACTCGAGAAAGCACGTGTTGCAATAGTAGGTATAACTAATGATATAAACTTCGTGGAAAACCTTGATCCACGTGTTAGAAGTAGTTTGGGAGAGGAAGAAATAGTTTTCCCACCATATGATGCAGAACAACTATATGATATATTAAAGCAGAGAGCCGACAAAGCATTCTATCCTGGAGTGGTCTCTTCAAAAATAATATCCTACTGTGCAGCATTAGCCGCGAGAGAACATGGTGATGCTAGAAGAGCACTTGACCTACTCAGGGTTGCCGGAGAAATAGCTGAGCGTGAAGGATCCAGTATTGTAACTATTAAGCATGTTAAGAAAGCACAAATAGAGCTCGAGGAGGGAAGAGTGTTCCAGGCAGTATCAACTCTTCCCTTACACCCCAAACTAGTATTGAAGGCGATAGTAGAGCTAATGAAAGAGAAG
This is a stretch of genomic DNA from Staphylothermus hellenicus DSM 12710. It encodes these proteins:
- a CDS encoding Cdc6/Cdc18 family protein; the encoded protein is MASDIIDEIIESRLKKKSRIFMNKEILHPDYIPETLPHREKEIRKLAEILVVALKGERPSNVLIYGLTGTGKTAVAKYVSRRLAEKASALNTRLLHAYVNTRKVDTTYRVIASIASSLGLRIPSTGIAISEVYRRYTRALENWGGLHIVVLDEIDYYVRREGDDLLYKLVRINEELEKARVAIVGITNDINFVENLDPRVRSSLGEEEIVFPPYDAEQLYDILKQRADKAFYPGVVSSKIISYCAALAAREHGDARRALDLLRVAGEIAEREGSSIVTIKHVKKAQIELEEGRVFQAVSTLPLHPKLVLKAIVELMKEKGTSTTGEVYNKYFKIALEYGIEPLTQRRISEIITQLDMIGLINAVVVSRGRHGKTKLIKINSGLLDVIEGAIKL